The following coding sequences are from one Sphingobium sp. Cam5-1 window:
- a CDS encoding thioredoxin domain-containing protein: MKAITGLALIALSLSLSACGKKDAASNSSAEPVAAVAAPAGTSWSGTVTQTPEGGFVMGNPQAKVKLIEYGSYTCSHCRDFSAEASEEIRKIVDTGKMSFEFRNFVRDPIDISTSLLARCGGKDVFYPLSEQFFANQNAMFEKAQSLGDAKYQALMSAPPAQRFGNLAAAVGLIDFAKQRGIAEDKAKQCLADTAAAEKLAKGVEAANNQYKIEGTPTFILNDVKIDNVATWATLQPKLKEAGI, encoded by the coding sequence GTGAAAGCCATTACCGGACTTGCCCTTATCGCCCTCTCGCTGTCCCTTTCCGCCTGCGGGAAAAAGGACGCGGCCAGCAACTCGTCCGCGGAACCGGTCGCTGCTGTTGCTGCCCCTGCCGGGACCAGCTGGTCCGGCACAGTGACCCAAACGCCCGAAGGCGGTTTCGTCATGGGCAACCCGCAGGCGAAGGTGAAGCTGATCGAATATGGGTCCTATACCTGCAGCCATTGCCGCGATTTTTCGGCGGAGGCTTCGGAGGAGATTCGCAAGATCGTGGACACCGGAAAGATGAGCTTCGAGTTCCGCAACTTCGTGCGTGATCCGATCGATATTTCCACGTCGCTGCTGGCCCGTTGCGGCGGTAAAGACGTCTTCTATCCGCTGAGCGAGCAATTCTTCGCCAACCAGAATGCGATGTTCGAAAAGGCGCAGTCGCTGGGCGACGCCAAATATCAGGCGTTGATGAGCGCACCGCCTGCGCAGCGTTTCGGCAATCTGGCCGCCGCCGTGGGGCTGATCGACTTCGCCAAGCAACGTGGGATTGCCGAGGATAAGGCCAAGCAGTGCCTGGCCGATACCGCCGCCGCCGAAAAGCTGGCCAAGGGCGTCGAGGCGGCGAACAATCAATATAAGATCGAAGGCACGCCGACCTTCATCCTGAATGATGTGAAGATCGACAATGTCGCAACCTGGGCGACTTTGCAGCCCAAGCTCAAGGAAGCGGGTATCTGA
- a CDS encoding thioredoxin domain-containing protein, with product MTKSRLLILGLFALITLPGTLIAAPAVNWTTRVALSPIGGHVMGNPAAPTKLVEYVSYTCSHCAHFVGEASAPLKADYVKGGRVSVEARNAVRDKYDLAAALLARCGGPKRFFGNHEALFANQDAWMEQLQAYDRGAAKPSEQIALLRDIGRNTGLYALMGKRGFTPAQLDACIANPAAMKQILAMTDEAWNKVKIGGTPGFTINGTRVDGSSWASLRDALPAAAQ from the coding sequence ATGACGAAATCGCGCTTGCTAATCCTTGGCCTCTTCGCGTTGATCACCCTCCCCGGCACGCTGATCGCCGCGCCCGCCGTCAACTGGACGACACGGGTCGCGCTGTCGCCCATTGGAGGACATGTGATGGGCAACCCGGCCGCTCCGACCAAGCTGGTCGAATATGTAAGCTATACCTGCTCGCACTGCGCCCATTTCGTGGGTGAGGCGAGCGCGCCGCTCAAAGCCGACTATGTGAAGGGCGGCAGGGTGAGTGTGGAAGCGCGCAATGCGGTGCGCGACAAATATGACCTGGCGGCGGCGCTGCTGGCGCGATGCGGCGGGCCTAAGCGCTTTTTTGGCAATCATGAGGCGCTGTTTGCAAATCAGGACGCCTGGATGGAGCAGTTGCAGGCCTATGACCGGGGTGCGGCCAAGCCATCCGAACAGATCGCCCTGCTGCGCGACATCGGGCGTAATACGGGCCTTTACGCCTTGATGGGCAAACGCGGCTTCACGCCTGCGCAGCTTGACGCCTGCATCGCCAATCCGGCGGCGATGAAGCAGATATTGGCCATGACCGACGAAGCGTGGAACAAGGTGAAGATTGGCGGCACGCCGGGCTTCACCATCAATGGGACGCGCGTGGACGGGTCGAGCTGGGCCAGCTTGCGCGACGCATTGCCCGCCGCCGCACAGTAA
- a CDS encoding DUF721 domain-containing protein has protein sequence MTERPATPKLKSRAQAAAERPRVGGPRQIADLMPQIGAAAFRKFGFVQSSIVTRWAEIVGQHYAEISAPESIRFPVGKKAGGTLQLTVMSGHAPMIQHVLPDIIDRVNRFFGYAAVAKVAMKQGEVRGSTPERRPPPRNLRPVPVELGDSLRDIGDPELRAVLESLAQGLVNSNGLPKIS, from the coding sequence ATGACGGAACGGCCCGCAACACCTAAATTGAAAAGCCGTGCCCAGGCAGCGGCCGAACGGCCTCGCGTCGGCGGCCCGCGCCAGATTGCCGACCTGATGCCGCAGATCGGCGCTGCCGCTTTCCGCAAGTTCGGCTTTGTCCAGTCGAGCATCGTCACGCGCTGGGCCGAGATTGTTGGGCAGCATTATGCGGAGATTTCCGCCCCCGAATCGATCCGCTTTCCAGTAGGCAAGAAAGCCGGCGGGACGCTGCAATTGACGGTGATGAGCGGACATGCGCCAATGATCCAGCATGTGCTGCCCGACATCATCGACCGGGTGAACCGCTTCTTTGGCTATGCCGCCGTGGCGAAGGTCGCGATGAAGCAGGGCGAAGTGCGCGGTTCCACGCCCGAACGCCGCCCGCCACCGCGCAATTTGCGGCCGGTTCCGGTGGAACTTGGCGATTCGCTGCGCGACATTGGCGACCCGGAATTGCGGGCCGTTCTGGAATCGCTGGCCCAAGGGCTTGTCAATTCCAACGGTTTGCCGAAAATCAGCTGA
- the mutY gene encoding A/G-specific adenine glycosylase has protein sequence MDVERNLMKIAADLLVHYDVHARRLPWRAPPGANAADPYCVWLSEVMLQQTTVAAVAPYFAKFTDRWPSVEALAGAEDADVMAAWAGLGYYARARNLLACARAVTDQHGGIFPDNEEGLRALPGVGAYTAAAVAAIAFGRRAVVVDANVERVVARLFAIDTPLPAARPPIRAAADSITPDARAGDFAQAMMDLGATICTSRNPACGICPLRQDCAAFRMADPAAFPVKAAKKAKPHRIGHSWWIERADGHVWLIRRPAKGLLGGMRALPSSDWSATPGATPPLAASWKTLPEPVAHVFTHFSLALTIHVAHVAKESMPVGEGEWWPLARIDEAGLPTLFRRAAQAAMKESDAYVP, from the coding sequence ATGGACGTCGAGCGGAACCTCATGAAAATCGCAGCAGATCTGCTCGTACATTATGACGTCCATGCCCGTCGCCTTCCCTGGCGCGCCCCGCCGGGCGCCAACGCGGCGGACCCCTATTGCGTCTGGCTGTCCGAAGTCATGCTTCAGCAGACGACCGTCGCCGCCGTCGCCCCCTATTTCGCGAAGTTCACCGATCGCTGGCCATCGGTAGAGGCGCTCGCGGGGGCGGAGGATGCCGACGTCATGGCGGCATGGGCAGGCCTTGGCTATTATGCCCGCGCCCGCAACCTGCTCGCCTGCGCCCGCGCAGTGACGGATCAGCATGGTGGCATCTTCCCGGATAATGAAGAAGGACTGCGCGCCCTCCCGGGCGTCGGCGCCTATACCGCCGCCGCCGTCGCCGCCATCGCCTTCGGCCGCCGCGCCGTAGTGGTGGACGCCAATGTGGAGCGCGTCGTCGCCCGCCTGTTCGCCATCGACACGCCGCTCCCCGCCGCCCGCCCCCCCATCCGCGCCGCTGCGGACAGCATCACCCCCGATGCCCGCGCTGGCGATTTCGCGCAGGCGATGATGGACCTTGGCGCGACCATCTGCACATCGCGCAACCCCGCCTGCGGCATCTGCCCGTTGCGGCAGGACTGCGCAGCCTTCCGCATGGCCGATCCCGCCGCCTTCCCGGTCAAGGCCGCGAAGAAGGCGAAACCGCACCGCATCGGCCATAGCTGGTGGATCGAGCGGGCGGACGGCCATGTCTGGCTGATCCGCCGCCCGGCCAAGGGACTACTCGGCGGCATGCGCGCGCTTCCCTCGTCGGACTGGAGCGCCACGCCCGGCGCCACGCCGCCGCTTGCGGCATCGTGGAAAACGCTGCCGGAACCCGTCGCCCATGTGTTCACGCATTTCTCGCTGGCCTTGACCATTCATGTCGCCCATGTGGCAAAGGAAAGCATGCCCGTCGGCGAGGGCGAATGGTGGCCGCTCGCCCGCATAGACGAGGCGGGCCTTCCCACCCTGTTCCGCCGGGCGGCGCAAGCAGCGATGAAGGAGAGTGACGCCTATGTTCCTTGA
- the nudC gene encoding NAD(+) diphosphatase, giving the protein MFLDQPSYAGGRLDRADQIRMNPDLAAQAFANPEARYLVLDGLDPVTQDGHLLMEPLPDDAKAEDYLLLGIDEGQRPLFVRLIEENGANFAPSGRSHAIVAEVPADEVALYGTARSLVHWHGRHPFCSVCGSRTRPEKAGWARRCGACDAEHFPRVDPVVIMLAEHDGRVLVGRQHSWPQGLYSALAGFVEPGETLEEAVMREIKEEAGITVRSVRYVMSQPWPFPSSLMIACIAQADDDALTLDETEIEHALWCDAAGVRAALAGEANAPFTPPPPMAVAHHVLKHWADAQVAPPGSSA; this is encoded by the coding sequence ATGTTCCTTGACCAGCCCAGCTATGCAGGTGGCCGTCTGGACCGCGCCGATCAAATCCGCATGAACCCGGATCTTGCGGCGCAGGCTTTTGCAAACCCCGAGGCCCGCTACCTCGTCCTCGACGGGCTCGATCCGGTCACGCAGGACGGCCATCTGCTGATGGAGCCGTTGCCTGACGACGCCAAGGCGGAAGATTACCTCCTTCTCGGCATCGATGAAGGGCAGCGCCCGCTGTTCGTTCGCCTGATCGAGGAAAATGGCGCCAACTTCGCCCCCAGCGGCCGCAGCCACGCCATCGTTGCCGAAGTGCCCGCCGATGAAGTCGCCCTTTACGGGACCGCGCGCAGCCTCGTCCACTGGCATGGCCGCCATCCCTTTTGCTCCGTCTGCGGATCGCGTACTCGCCCGGAAAAGGCGGGTTGGGCGCGTCGCTGCGGCGCCTGCGATGCGGAACATTTCCCCCGCGTCGATCCCGTCGTCATCATGCTGGCCGAACATGACGGCCGCGTGTTGGTTGGACGGCAGCATAGCTGGCCGCAGGGCCTCTACTCCGCGCTCGCCGGTTTCGTGGAACCGGGCGAAACCCTTGAGGAAGCCGTCATGCGCGAGATCAAGGAGGAAGCGGGCATCACCGTTCGTTCCGTCCGCTATGTGATGAGCCAGCCATGGCCTTTCCCTTCGTCGCTGATGATCGCCTGCATTGCGCAGGCTGACGATGATGCGCTGACGCTGGACGAGACCGAGATTGAGCATGCCCTTTGGTGCGACGCGGCCGGAGTCCGCGCGGCGCTGGCAGGGGAAGCGAACGCACCCTTCACCCCGCCTCCGCCCATGGCCGTCGCACACCATGTCCTCAAGCATTGGGCCGATGCGCAGGTTGCCCCGCCGGGTTCAAGCGCGTAA
- a CDS encoding TldD/PmbA family protein, protein MLSLEEAQSRAQDLVTAARRAGADAADAIYACNASTTVAVRLGALEDVERSEGEEIGLRVFVGQRSASIAASDMNPATLSTLVDRSIAMAREAPEDPYAGLAPEDRLLRGTLPALDLADPSEPEPAKLRERALAVEEAARAVAGVTNSEGGGASNGRSQVALATSHGFAGAYAGTSHSTWASVLAGTGADMQRDHASHSVRHLVDLDDAATIGARAGERAVARLNPAKLESGVLPILFDPRIGSSLLGHLIGGIVGPAIARRSSFLLDSLGKKLFDSAITIIDDPLRLRGMRSRPFDGEGLPVARRALIDAGVLTGWLMDSASARQLGLQPTGHASRGGSGAPGAGVTNVHMEPGTLSPAELMADVKRGLYVTELIGMGVNGVTGDYSRGAAGFLIEDGVITRPVSEITIASHLKDMFRALVPANDLEFRYGMNVPTIRIDGMTVAGG, encoded by the coding sequence ATGCTCAGCCTTGAAGAAGCCCAGTCCCGCGCGCAGGATCTGGTGACGGCGGCACGCAGGGCCGGGGCTGACGCGGCCGACGCCATCTACGCCTGCAATGCTTCGACCACGGTCGCGGTGCGCCTTGGCGCGCTGGAGGATGTGGAGCGATCGGAGGGGGAAGAAATCGGCCTGCGTGTCTTCGTCGGTCAGCGCTCCGCCAGCATCGCCGCGTCGGACATGAATCCCGCGACCTTGAGCACGCTGGTCGATCGTTCCATCGCCATGGCGCGGGAGGCGCCGGAAGATCCCTATGCGGGCCTTGCGCCCGAAGACCGGCTACTGCGCGGCACTTTGCCTGCACTAGACCTTGCCGATCCGAGCGAGCCTGAACCCGCGAAACTGCGCGAGCGCGCCCTGGCTGTCGAGGAAGCCGCCCGCGCCGTCGCTGGCGTCACCAACAGCGAAGGCGGCGGCGCGTCCAACGGCCGCAGCCAGGTCGCGCTCGCCACCAGCCACGGTTTTGCCGGTGCCTATGCGGGCACTAGTCATTCGACCTGGGCCAGCGTTCTTGCAGGCACCGGCGCGGACATGCAGCGGGACCATGCCAGCCACAGCGTCCGCCATCTGGTTGATCTGGATGACGCCGCGACAATCGGCGCCCGGGCGGGGGAGCGCGCCGTCGCTCGCCTCAACCCCGCGAAGCTCGAAAGCGGCGTCCTTCCCATCCTGTTCGACCCGCGCATTGGCTCCAGCCTGCTCGGCCATCTGATCGGCGGCATCGTCGGCCCCGCCATCGCCCGTCGGTCGAGCTTCCTGCTCGATTCCCTCGGGAAGAAGCTGTTCGACAGCGCCATCACCATCATCGACGATCCACTCCGCCTGCGCGGCATGCGCTCGCGCCCCTTCGACGGTGAGGGGCTGCCGGTCGCCCGTCGTGCCCTGATCGATGCGGGCGTGCTGACCGGCTGGCTGATGGACAGCGCATCGGCCCGCCAGCTCGGCCTACAGCCCACCGGCCATGCCAGCCGGGGCGGCAGCGGCGCGCCCGGCGCTGGCGTCACTAACGTCCATATGGAGCCCGGCACCCTCTCGCCCGCCGAGTTGATGGCCGACGTCAAGCGCGGTCTTTATGTCACCGAACTGATCGGCATGGGCGTGAACGGCGTCACCGGCGATTATAGCCGCGGCGCCGCCGGTTTCCTGATCGAGGATGGCGTGATCACCCGCCCGGTCTCAGAAATCACCATCGCCAGCCATCTGAAGGACATGTTCCGCGCCCTCGTGCCCGCGAACGACCTTGAATTCCGCTATGGCATGAACGTGCCCACCATCCGCATCGACGGGATGACCGTTGCCGGGGGGTGA
- a CDS encoding inositol monophosphatase family protein, which yields MPGGEIDLRALVGAVSDAADRALTLWAGGQTQVRQWEKVPGHPVCEADLEIDEMLRQSLSIIDPTAGWLSEETADTVHRLDLARVWVVDPIDGTRDYLRGRPGWSVSVALVEHGAVRIGILAAPARNELWIARAGEGATRNGRVLSAGSRMILPGARVPADQLPRYDRDLVTVHKPNSIALRMAMVAADEADLVATVRWGNEWDVAAAALIAQEAGATVTDALGVPLSFNRPDPTAFGLLCTAPGIHEAATQRLAPRARELLGQG from the coding sequence TTGCCGGGGGGTGAGATCGACCTGCGCGCGTTGGTCGGCGCGGTATCGGACGCGGCCGATCGGGCGCTTACCCTCTGGGCGGGCGGCCAGACGCAGGTGCGCCAATGGGAAAAGGTCCCCGGCCATCCTGTGTGCGAGGCGGACCTCGAAATTGACGAGATGCTCCGCCAGAGCCTCAGCATCATCGACCCCACCGCCGGATGGCTGTCGGAGGAGACGGCCGACACCGTCCACCGCCTCGACCTTGCCCGCGTCTGGGTGGTCGATCCGATCGATGGCACCCGCGACTATCTGCGCGGTCGTCCGGGCTGGTCCGTGTCGGTTGCGCTGGTCGAACATGGCGCGGTGCGCATCGGCATCCTCGCCGCGCCTGCCCGCAACGAATTGTGGATCGCGCGGGCGGGGGAGGGCGCCACCCGCAACGGCCGCGTGCTTTCCGCAGGGTCCCGCATGATCCTGCCCGGCGCCCGCGTGCCCGCCGATCAACTCCCCCGCTACGACCGCGACCTCGTCACCGTCCACAAGCCCAACAGCATCGCGCTGCGCATGGCGATGGTCGCCGCCGATGAGGCCGACCTCGTCGCCACCGTTCGCTGGGGCAATGAATGGGATGTCGCCGCCGCCGCCCTGATCGCGCAGGAAGCAGGAGCGACCGTCACCGACGCGCTCGGCGTCCCTCTGTCCTTTAACCGCCCGGACCCCACCGCCTTCGGCCTGCTCTGCACAGCCCCCGGCATCCATGAAGCAGCGACGCAGCGCCTGGCCCCCCGCGCCCGCGAACTGCTAGGGCAAGGCTGA
- the purD gene encoding phosphoribosylamine--glycine ligase: MNILLLGSGGREHALAWKLAQSPSLTTLYAAPGNPGIAQHATLVDLDATDHRAVVDFCLRHAIGLVVIGPEAPLVDGLADNLRVKGYPVFGPGKKAAQLEGSKGFTKDLCKRAHIPTAAYERTHSKDGAIAALGDFGLPVVIKADGLAAGKGVIIAETRNQAVEAIEDMFSGAFGAAGAEVVLEEFMTGEEASFFALTDGSAILPFGSAQDHKRVGDGDTGPNTGGMGAYSPARVLTPELEAEVIEKIIRPTVETLAAEGTPYSGVLYAGLMLTDEGPKLIEYNARFGDPECQVLMMRFDGDLVELLLAVAQERLAEQGPVTLADRTALTVVMAANGYPGTPEKGGTIGGIDAAEASGARVFHAGTADKDGVLVANGGRVLNVTASGSSVGEAQAAAYRAVDAIEFPTGFCRRDIGWREVEREGR, from the coding sequence ATGAACATCCTTTTGTTGGGCAGCGGTGGCCGCGAACATGCTTTGGCCTGGAAGCTGGCGCAATCGCCCAGCCTCACGACCCTTTATGCAGCGCCCGGCAACCCCGGCATAGCCCAGCATGCGACGTTGGTCGACCTGGATGCCACGGACCATCGCGCGGTGGTCGATTTCTGCCTGCGCCATGCGATCGGGCTGGTGGTGATCGGGCCGGAAGCGCCTCTGGTCGATGGACTGGCCGACAATTTGCGGGTCAAGGGCTATCCGGTGTTCGGGCCGGGCAAGAAGGCGGCGCAGCTGGAAGGGTCCAAGGGCTTTACCAAGGATTTGTGCAAGCGCGCACACATTCCAACCGCCGCCTATGAGCGCACCCACAGCAAGGATGGTGCGATCGCGGCGCTCGGCGACTTCGGCCTGCCGGTGGTGATCAAGGCCGATGGTCTGGCCGCGGGCAAGGGCGTGATTATTGCGGAGACGCGCAATCAGGCCGTCGAAGCGATCGAGGACATGTTCTCCGGCGCATTTGGCGCGGCAGGCGCGGAAGTGGTGCTGGAAGAGTTTATGACGGGCGAGGAGGCAAGCTTCTTCGCGCTCACCGACGGCAGCGCCATCCTGCCCTTTGGTTCGGCGCAGGATCATAAGCGGGTGGGTGACGGCGATACCGGACCCAATACCGGCGGCATGGGTGCCTATAGTCCGGCGAGGGTGCTGACGCCCGAACTGGAAGCCGAAGTGATCGAGAAGATCATCCGGCCAACCGTTGAAACATTGGCCGCCGAGGGGACGCCTTACTCGGGCGTGCTTTATGCCGGGCTGATGCTGACCGACGAAGGGCCGAAGCTGATCGAATATAATGCGCGTTTCGGCGACCCGGAATGCCAGGTGCTGATGATGCGGTTCGACGGCGATCTGGTCGAACTGTTGCTGGCGGTGGCGCAGGAAAGACTGGCGGAGCAGGGGCCGGTGACGCTGGCCGACCGCACGGCATTGACGGTGGTGATGGCCGCAAACGGCTATCCGGGCACGCCGGAAAAGGGCGGCACGATCGGCGGCATAGACGCGGCCGAAGCGAGCGGCGCGCGGGTGTTCCATGCAGGAACGGCGGACAAGGATGGCGTGCTGGTCGCCAATGGCGGGCGGGTGCTGAACGTCACGGCGAGCGGCAGCAGCGTGGGCGAGGCGCAGGCGGCGGCCTATCGGGCGGTAGATGCCATCGAGTTCCCGACCGGATTTTGCCGTCGCGACATTGGCTGGCGCGAAGTGGAGCGCGAGGGGCGCTAA
- the xseA gene encoding exodeoxyribonuclease VII large subunit, whose amino-acid sequence MSPEYEAGLDASGRLLAEERAGDNAPPLSVSELSAILKRTVEDRFGHVRLRGEISGFKRAASGHLYLCLKDDNAVIDGVMWKGGAQRLPFAPQDGVEVIATGKLTTYPGRSKYQIVIERMELAGEGALMALLEKLKAKLAAEGLFDRDRKRLLPFMPRTIGVVTSPTGAVIRDILHRLEDRCPTNVLLWPVLVQGQGAAEQVARAVRGFSAMQPGGPLPRPDLVIVARGGGSVEDLWSFNEEIVVRAVAACSIPIISAVGHETDTTLCDYAADMRAPTPTAAAEMAVPVRADLMAMLTEQGLRMNRAVRRGAAQARERLEVQARLMPTPDMLLAPQRQRFDQLSGDLGNGLRHRVADARAHLGQASGALRPALLHQHLSRAKERLDRQRLRPDYLTRVFHDRATAFDRLSRLFVSVNPDLPLKRGFARVMAGDRLVRTVDEARAAGTVSLHFDDGAVAATVESGPSSPALEKAPSQAISPTSRPSRKPQEGGETRQQDLFS is encoded by the coding sequence ATGTCCCCGGAATATGAAGCTGGTTTGGATGCATCGGGCCGCCTGTTAGCCGAGGAACGGGCGGGGGACAACGCGCCGCCGCTTTCGGTGAGCGAATTGTCGGCGATCTTGAAGCGCACGGTCGAGGATCGCTTCGGCCATGTCCGCCTGCGCGGCGAGATTTCCGGCTTCAAGCGCGCCGCGTCGGGGCACCTCTATCTGTGCCTCAAGGATGACAATGCGGTCATCGACGGCGTGATGTGGAAGGGCGGGGCGCAACGGCTGCCCTTCGCGCCACAGGACGGGGTGGAGGTGATCGCCACCGGCAAGCTCACCACCTATCCCGGCCGCTCCAAATATCAGATCGTGATCGAGCGGATGGAGCTGGCGGGCGAGGGCGCGTTGATGGCGCTGCTCGAAAAGCTCAAGGCCAAGCTCGCCGCCGAGGGATTGTTCGACCGCGACCGTAAGCGCCTGCTCCCCTTCATGCCCCGTACCATCGGCGTCGTCACTTCGCCGACCGGCGCGGTGATCCGCGACATTCTCCACCGCCTCGAAGATCGCTGCCCGACCAACGTCCTGCTTTGGCCGGTGCTGGTGCAGGGGCAGGGCGCGGCCGAGCAGGTGGCCCGCGCCGTACGCGGCTTTTCGGCCATGCAGCCGGGCGGCCCGCTGCCCCGGCCCGACCTCGTCATCGTCGCGCGCGGCGGCGGATCGGTTGAGGATCTATGGAGCTTCAACGAGGAAATCGTCGTCCGGGCGGTTGCGGCCTGTTCGATCCCGATCATCTCGGCTGTCGGCCACGAAACTGACACGACCCTTTGCGACTATGCCGCCGACATGCGCGCGCCTACGCCGACCGCCGCTGCCGAAATGGCGGTGCCGGTGCGCGCTGATCTGATGGCGATGCTGACCGAACAGGGCCTGCGCATGAACCGTGCGGTGCGTCGCGGTGCTGCGCAGGCGCGCGAGCGGCTAGAGGTGCAGGCCCGGCTCATGCCCACGCCCGACATGCTGCTTGCCCCGCAGCGGCAGCGGTTCGACCAGCTGTCCGGCGATCTTGGCAACGGCCTGCGCCACCGGGTAGCCGATGCGCGCGCGCATCTGGGGCAGGCCAGCGGTGCGCTCCGTCCCGCGCTCCTGCATCAGCATTTGAGCCGCGCGAAGGAACGGCTCGACCGTCAGCGCCTGCGTCCCGATTACCTGACCCGCGTTTTTCACGACCGCGCCACCGCCTTCGACCGCCTGTCGCGCCTGTTCGTCTCGGTCAATCCCGACCTGCCGCTCAAGCGCGGCTTCGCCCGCGTCATGGCGGGGGACCGCCTCGTCAGGACAGTCGATGAAGCCCGTGCGGCAGGCACGGTGTCGCTCCATTTCGACGATGGCGCGGTCGCGGCGACGGTGGAAAGCGGCCCGTCATCACCAGCCCTTGAGAAGGCGCCGTCGCAAGCTATATCCCCTACATCCCGCCCTTCCCGCAAACCGCAGGAGGGCGGCGAAACCCGCCAGCAGGACCTGTTCTCCTGA
- a CDS encoding DUF2093 domain-containing protein, which produces MLMSNRDRPARLHYMAYSFRVLQAGDHVVCAVTGEKIALDDLRYWSIARQEPYASAEASAQAELKARGLR; this is translated from the coding sequence ATGCTGATGTCCAACCGCGATCGTCCGGCCCGCCTCCATTATATGGCCTACAGCTTCCGTGTGCTTCAGGCGGGCGACCATGTCGTCTGCGCCGTCACTGGCGAGAAAATTGCGCTCGACGACCTGCGCTATTGGAGCATCGCCCGGCAGGAACCCTATGCCAGCGCCGAAGCCTCGGCCCAGGCGGAGCTGAAGGCGCGCGGCCTGCGATGA
- a CDS encoding M23 family metallopeptidase gives MKCWAAALLLMTGSVGAANNPAPVPAASITLQGTAQQGGTLTGTAPPATAELRLDNQLVRVDPDGRFLIAFDRDAGPQAQLTASLSDGRIINQPISIAPRAWRIERVNTPLRPVRDNEAFLALRRPELAQIAAARAQETGAQGWRQRFLWPRVGRISGLFGSQRVYQGVPGAYHGGIDIAGATGDPVLAPADGVVTLAADHPFTLEGNLLMIDHGHGLSSAFLHLSRIDVKLGQSIRQGQSIGAIGATGRATGPHLHWGLRWNEARIDPLLLTGPMPAN, from the coding sequence ATGAAATGCTGGGCAGCCGCGCTTCTGCTGATGACCGGCAGTGTGGGCGCGGCGAACAATCCGGCACCCGTCCCCGCCGCCAGCATTACCCTTCAAGGCACCGCACAGCAGGGCGGCACGCTCACCGGAACCGCGCCCCCCGCGACGGCGGAATTGCGCCTCGACAATCAACTCGTTCGCGTCGATCCCGATGGCCGCTTCCTCATCGCCTTCGACCGTGACGCCGGGCCGCAGGCACAGCTCACCGCCAGCCTCTCAGACGGTCGCATCATCAACCAACCCATCAGCATCGCCCCACGCGCCTGGCGGATAGAGCGCGTCAACACGCCCCTCCGCCCGGTGCGCGACAATGAAGCCTTCTTGGCCTTGCGCCGCCCGGAACTGGCGCAGATCGCCGCCGCCCGCGCGCAGGAAACCGGCGCCCAAGGCTGGCGCCAGCGCTTCCTCTGGCCGCGCGTCGGCCGCATCTCCGGCCTGTTTGGATCGCAGCGCGTCTATCAGGGCGTCCCCGGCGCCTATCATGGCGGCATAGATATTGCCGGAGCGACCGGCGATCCCGTTCTGGCTCCTGCTGACGGCGTGGTGACACTGGCGGCCGATCATCCGTTCACGCTGGAGGGCAATCTGCTGATGATCGACCACGGCCATGGCCTCAGCAGCGCCTTCCTTCACCTCTCCCGCATCGACGTGAAGCTCGGACAGTCCATTCGTCAGGGGCAGAGCATCGGCGCGATCGGCGCCACCGGTCGCGCCACTGGCCCGCACCTTCACTGGGGCTTGCGCTGGAACGAAGCGCGGATCGACCCGCTTCTGCTCACCGGACCAATGCCAGCAAACTGA